The following coding sequences are from one Streptomyces sp. NBC_01294 window:
- a CDS encoding LLM class F420-dependent oxidoreductase, with protein sequence MSGRPVRIGLQLQPEHADYASIRRTAAEAEALGADAIFIWDHFFPLTGDPEGQHFECWTVLAALAESTSTVQLGPLVSCVGYRNPDLLADMARTVDHISGGRAMLGLGSGWYEKDFTDYGYPFGSDGERLRELAAAIPRVKSRLSRLNPAPAGKLPLLLGGGGEKRTLRLVAEHADIWHAFHDPATVRHKLSVLHRHCADVGRDPAEIEVSTSVSGLAAHEGDPNELGTELHELGVSLFIVGAGGPAFDLGTLRRWIAWRDGMNA encoded by the coding sequence ATGAGCGGGCGGCCCGTACGCATCGGGCTGCAGCTGCAGCCCGAGCACGCCGACTACGCGTCGATCCGCCGGACCGCAGCCGAAGCCGAGGCGCTCGGCGCGGACGCGATCTTCATCTGGGACCACTTCTTCCCGCTCACCGGCGATCCGGAGGGGCAGCACTTCGAATGCTGGACGGTCCTCGCGGCGCTGGCCGAGTCCACCTCGACGGTGCAGCTCGGACCGCTGGTGAGCTGCGTCGGGTACCGCAATCCTGATCTGCTCGCGGACATGGCACGCACGGTCGACCACATCAGCGGCGGCCGGGCCATGCTCGGCCTGGGCTCCGGCTGGTACGAGAAGGACTTCACCGACTACGGCTACCCGTTCGGCTCCGACGGCGAACGGCTCCGGGAACTCGCTGCGGCGATCCCGCGGGTGAAGTCCCGGCTGTCGCGGCTCAACCCGGCGCCGGCCGGGAAGCTGCCCCTGCTGCTCGGCGGGGGAGGCGAGAAGCGCACCCTGCGCCTCGTCGCCGAACACGCGGACATCTGGCACGCCTTCCACGATCCGGCGACGGTTCGGCACAAGCTGTCCGTCCTGCACAGGCACTGCGCGGACGTGGGCCGGGATCCGGCCGAGATCGAGGTGTCGACCAGCGTGTCCGGCCTGGCCGCGCACGAGGGCGACCCGAACGAACTCGGGACCGAGCTGCACGAACTCGGTGTCTCGCTGTTCATCGTCGGCGCGGGCGGCCCCGCATTCGATCTGGGGACGCTCCGGCGGTGGATCGCCTGGCGTGACGGGATGAACGCATGA
- a CDS encoding phytanoyl-CoA dioxygenase family protein, whose translation MTPNALLLAHDKPTALRPDQLRQFEELGYLILPGFLDRDLVARMKPEVDRWVDDGLRARSIDSVKDPEKFGVPPVMELELPAHGELITWSPLLGILDQLMGAPYAFHHLHSDRQAPDVPGKPWHHDYEHSTQTDRSATMIHALHYLDGLSTDTSSLVVLPGSHRERADKTARVHLGTGPLPGEVVLEELPPGSTVVLHSALFHARRPRPGGLGKPRYFVDASYCEVGPLWPPVKPYWRYMLRRARELNLAPDRPQLFTELTFAEYGGAA comes from the coding sequence ATGACACCGAACGCTCTTCTGCTCGCCCACGACAAGCCGACTGCCTTGCGTCCCGATCAGCTGCGGCAGTTCGAGGAGCTCGGCTACCTGATCCTGCCCGGCTTCCTCGACCGGGACCTGGTCGCCCGGATGAAGCCCGAGGTCGACCGGTGGGTGGACGACGGCCTGCGGGCGCGTTCCATCGACTCGGTGAAGGACCCGGAGAAGTTCGGCGTCCCGCCGGTCATGGAGCTCGAGTTGCCCGCCCACGGCGAGCTGATCACCTGGTCCCCGCTACTGGGGATACTCGACCAGCTGATGGGCGCGCCCTACGCGTTCCACCACCTGCACAGCGACCGCCAGGCCCCGGACGTGCCCGGCAAGCCCTGGCACCACGACTACGAGCACAGCACGCAGACCGACCGCTCGGCGACCATGATCCACGCCCTGCACTACCTGGACGGCCTGAGCACCGACACCTCCTCGCTGGTGGTGCTTCCCGGGTCGCACCGGGAGCGAGCGGACAAGACGGCCCGTGTGCACCTGGGCACCGGCCCGCTGCCCGGCGAGGTCGTGCTGGAGGAGCTGCCGCCCGGCAGCACCGTCGTACTGCACTCGGCCCTCTTCCACGCCCGCCGGCCCCGCCCGGGCGGGCTCGGCAAGCCGCGCTACTTCGTCGACGCCTCCTACTGCGAGGTCGGCCCGCTGTGGCCGCCGGTCAAGCCGTACTGGCGCTACATGCTCAGGCGGGCCCGGGAGCTGAACCTGGCGCCGGACCGCCCGCAGCTGTTCACCGAGCTGACCTTCGCCGAGTACGGCGGAGCGGCATGA